In Mycobacterium stomatepiae, the following are encoded in one genomic region:
- a CDS encoding TetR/AcrR family transcriptional regulator: MPSREEPSRGLLDPVAKMLRLPFGTPEFIDRIITGGVNQVGRRTLYMLITTWDAAGGGPFAASAIASTGMAKTAEIVQSMFIGPVFGPVLKLLGADKAAVRASLCASQLVGLGIMRYGVRSEPLHSMSVDALIDAIGPTMQRYLVGDIG, from the coding sequence ATGCCCAGTCGCGAAGAGCCATCGCGTGGGCTCCTCGACCCGGTCGCGAAGATGCTGCGGTTGCCGTTCGGCACACCGGAATTCATCGACCGGATCATCACCGGAGGGGTCAACCAGGTTGGCCGCCGAACGCTCTACATGCTGATTACCACGTGGGACGCCGCCGGTGGTGGCCCGTTCGCGGCCAGTGCGATCGCTTCCACGGGAATGGCCAAGACCGCCGAGATTGTGCAAAGCATGTTCATCGGACCGGTTTTCGGACCGGTGCTGAAATTGCTGGGCGCCGACAAGGCTGCGGTGCGGGCGTCGTTGTGCGCCTCGCAGCTGGTCGGACTCGGCATCATGCGCTACGGAGTGCGCTCTGAGCCACTGCATTCGATGTCGGTCGACGCACTTATCGATGCCATCGGGCCGACGATGCAGCGATACCTGGTCGGCGATATCGGCTAG
- a CDS encoding Hsp20/alpha crystallin family protein yields the protein MSNLAVWSRPAWNTDRWLRDFFGPAAAADWYTPVTSGFNPAAEIVKDGDDAVVRLELPGVDVDKDVNVEIDKGRLVIHGEHRDDHAQETDGRTLREIRYGSFRRSFQLPAHVTGEAIKASYDAGVLSVRVTGAYAGTQAQRIEIAK from the coding sequence ATGAGCAATCTCGCAGTGTGGTCGCGCCCGGCCTGGAACACCGACCGGTGGTTACGCGACTTTTTCGGCCCCGCCGCGGCGGCGGACTGGTACACGCCAGTGACCAGCGGTTTTAACCCCGCGGCCGAGATCGTGAAGGACGGCGACGACGCGGTGGTCCGCCTGGAACTGCCCGGTGTCGACGTCGACAAGGACGTCAACGTCGAGATCGACAAGGGCCGCCTGGTAATCCACGGCGAGCACCGCGACGACCACGCCCAGGAGACGGACGGCCGGACGCTGCGCGAGATCCGCTACGGATCGTTCCGCCGCTCGTTCCAGCTGCCCGCGCATGTCACCGGCGAGGCCATCAAGGCCTCCTACGACGCCGGTGTGTTGAGCGTGCGGGTCACCGGTGCCTACGCCGGAACCCAGGCGCAGCGCATCGAGATCGCCAAGTAG
- a CDS encoding nitrate/nitrite transporter produces MGRSHVLSNWDPEDTAAWEAGNDKIARRNLIWSVAADHIGFSVWSIWSVMVLFMPTSVYGFSAGDKFLLGATATLVGACLRFPYTFATAKFGGRNWTVFSALVLLIPTIGTMMLLAHPGLPLWPYLVCAALAGLGGGNFASSMTNINAFYPQRLKGWALAVNAGGGNLGVPVVQLVGLLVIAAAGNREPYWVCAIYLVLLAIAGIGAALYMDNLQHYRIDTNTMRAVLSEPHSWVIALLYIGTFGSFIGFSFAFGQVLQMNFVASGENTAQASLHAAQIAFLGPLLGSISRVYGGKLADRLGGGRVTLAVFCSMILGGGILVSASTFGSHGAGRSSGATMVGFVVGFVALFILSGIGNGSVYKMIPSIFEARSHLLQMGEAERRQWSRSMSGALIGLAGAIGALGGVGVNLALRQSYLHSGTATSAFWAFTLCYVGASVLTWVVYVRRPLEVTAPEAAPGARLATV; encoded by the coding sequence CTGGGCCGTTCGCATGTCCTTTCGAACTGGGACCCTGAAGATACGGCGGCCTGGGAGGCCGGCAACGACAAGATCGCCCGTCGCAACCTGATCTGGTCGGTGGCCGCGGACCACATCGGCTTCTCGGTCTGGTCGATCTGGTCGGTGATGGTGCTGTTCATGCCGACGTCGGTGTACGGGTTTTCCGCCGGGGACAAATTCCTGCTCGGCGCCACCGCGACACTGGTCGGGGCGTGTCTGCGTTTCCCCTACACGTTCGCCACCGCGAAGTTCGGCGGGCGCAACTGGACGGTGTTCTCCGCACTGGTGCTGTTGATCCCGACCATCGGCACGATGATGCTGCTGGCCCACCCGGGTCTGCCGCTGTGGCCCTATCTGGTGTGCGCGGCGCTGGCCGGCCTGGGCGGTGGCAACTTCGCGTCGTCGATGACCAACATCAATGCGTTTTACCCGCAACGCCTGAAGGGCTGGGCATTGGCGGTCAACGCCGGGGGCGGCAACCTGGGTGTGCCGGTGGTTCAGTTGGTCGGCCTGCTGGTGATCGCGGCCGCCGGAAACCGTGAGCCCTACTGGGTGTGCGCCATTTACCTTGTGCTGCTTGCGATCGCCGGTATCGGCGCCGCGCTCTACATGGATAACCTGCAGCACTATCGCATCGACACCAACACCATGCGCGCGGTGCTGTCGGAGCCACACAGCTGGGTGATCGCGCTGCTTTACATCGGCACCTTCGGCTCGTTCATCGGTTTCTCGTTCGCGTTCGGCCAGGTGCTGCAGATGAACTTCGTTGCAAGCGGCGAGAACACGGCACAAGCGTCGCTGCATGCGGCTCAGATCGCTTTCCTGGGTCCGCTATTGGGCTCGATATCGCGGGTGTACGGCGGAAAGCTGGCCGACCGTCTCGGTGGCGGGCGGGTCACGCTCGCGGTCTTCTGTTCGATGATCCTGGGTGGCGGAATATTAGTCAGCGCGAGCACTTTCGGTAGTCACGGCGCGGGCCGGAGTTCGGGCGCCACGATGGTCGGCTTTGTGGTCGGCTTCGTCGCACTGTTCATCCTGTCGGGCATCGGCAATGGGTCGGTGTACAAGATGATTCCGTCGATCTTCGAGGCGCGCAGTCACTTGCTGCAGATGGGCGAGGCGGAGCGCCGGCAGTGGTCTCGCTCGATGTCTGGAGCGCTGATCGGACTCGCCGGTGCGATCGGCGCCCTCGGTGGCGTCGGCGTCAATCTCGCGCTCCGGCAGTCGTATCTGCACAGCGGCACCGCGACGTCGGCGTTTTGGGCCTTCACGTTGTGCTACGTGGGCGCCTCGGTGCTGACCTGGGTGGTCTATGTCCGCCGTCCGCTCGAGGTGACCGCGCCGGAGGCCGCACCGGGCGCTCGGCTCGCCACCGTATAA
- a CDS encoding zinc-binding dehydrogenase, translated as MLGSTRGPGEPFAPRRLMTRSQALIGFYLPVFYDRPELIGNALRFLADGLKTGQIMSHVDEVLPLSQAAEAHRRLERRQVRGVIVLDPTSEI; from the coding sequence TTGCTCGGTTCCACTCGCGGACCCGGCGAGCCGTTCGCGCCGCGCCGACTGATGACCAGATCGCAAGCCCTGATCGGCTTCTACCTGCCGGTGTTCTACGACCGGCCGGAGCTGATCGGCAACGCGCTGCGCTTTCTGGCCGACGGCCTCAAGACTGGGCAGATCATGTCTCACGTCGACGAGGTGTTGCCCCTGAGCCAAGCCGCCGAGGCCCATCGGCGGCTGGAGCGCCGTCAAGTGCGCGGCGTCATCGTCTTGGACCCGACTAGCGAAATTTGA
- the nirD gene encoding nitrite reductase small subunit NirD, translated as MTLVNDIQVWTTACSYDHLIPGRGVGVLLDDGSQAALFRLDDGSLHAVGNVDPFSGAAVISRGIVGARGGRATVQSPILKQAFALEDGCCLDDPRVSVPVYRVRVTDEGEVQIARLAA; from the coding sequence GTGACACTCGTCAACGACATCCAGGTGTGGACCACCGCGTGCAGCTACGACCACCTCATCCCGGGACGCGGAGTCGGTGTGCTGCTCGACGACGGTTCCCAGGCAGCGCTGTTTCGTCTGGACGACGGGTCGCTGCACGCGGTCGGCAACGTCGACCCGTTCTCCGGGGCGGCCGTGATCTCGCGTGGCATCGTCGGCGCCCGCGGCGGTCGTGCGACCGTCCAATCACCGATTCTCAAACAGGCTTTCGCCCTGGAAGACGGTTGCTGCCTGGACGACCCGCGGGTGTCGGTGCCGGTGTATCGGGTGCGCGTCACCGATGAGGGAGAAGTCCAGATCGCGCGACTGGCTGCCTAG
- the nirB gene encoding nitrite reductase large subunit NirB, with amino-acid sequence MTPAPNTRAHCGARHLVVVGHGMVGHRLVEALRARDADGSWCVTVLAEEADAAYDRVGLTSYTESWDRGLLALPGNDYAGDERVRLLLNARADEIDCATKSVVTVSGERFEYDALVLATGSYAFVPPVPGHNLPACHVYRTLDDLDAIRAAAERARDDGHNAAGVVIGGGLLGLEAANALRQFGLETHVVEMMPRLMAQQIDEAGGALLARMVTELGIAVHVGTGTESIESVARADGSTATQVRLTDGTVIEAGPVVFAAGIRPRDELAVAAGLARAERGGVLTDLSCRTSDPDIYAVGEVAAIDGRCYGLVGPGYTSAEVVVDRLLGGAAEFPEADLSTKLKLLGVDVASFGDATGVTENCLEVVINDAVKRTYAKLVLSDDAKTLLGGVLVGDASTYGVLRPMVGSELPGDPLALIAPEGSGGASALGVGALPDSAQICSCNNVTKGQLKCAIADGCGDVASLKSCTAAGTSCGSCVPLLKQLLEAEGVEQPKALCEHFSQSRAELFEIITATEIRTFSGLLERFGRGKGCDICKPVVASILASTGSDHILEGEQASLQDSNDHFLANIQKNGSYSVVPRVPGGDIKPEHLILIGQIAQDFGLYTKITGGQRIDLFGARVDQLPQIWKRLVDGGMESGHAYGKALRTVKSCVGTDWCRYGQQDSVQLAIDLELRYRGLRAPHKIKMGVSGCARECAEARGKDVGVIATEKGWNLYVGGNGGMTPKHAQLLASDLDTETLVRYVDRFLMYYIRTADRLQRTAPWVDSLDGGLDHLREVVCDDSLGLAQEFEAAMERHVANYECEWKGVLEDPDKLSRFVSFVNAPDEIDSTVTFTEHAGRKIPVSIGMPRVRS; translated from the coding sequence ATGACCCCAGCCCCCAATACGCGCGCGCACTGTGGTGCCCGTCACCTGGTTGTGGTCGGGCATGGCATGGTGGGCCACCGTCTGGTCGAGGCGCTGCGCGCCCGGGACGCCGACGGGTCCTGGTGCGTCACCGTTTTGGCCGAAGAGGCCGATGCCGCCTACGACCGCGTTGGATTGACCTCGTACACCGAAAGCTGGGACCGCGGCCTGCTGGCGCTGCCCGGCAACGACTACGCCGGCGACGAGCGGGTGCGGCTGCTGCTGAACGCACGAGCCGACGAAATCGACTGTGCGACAAAGTCTGTCGTCACCGTGTCCGGTGAGCGCTTCGAGTACGACGCCCTGGTGCTGGCCACCGGTTCCTACGCTTTCGTTCCTCCGGTTCCTGGGCATAACCTGCCCGCGTGCCACGTCTATCGCACCCTGGACGACCTCGACGCGATCCGCGCCGCCGCCGAGCGAGCCCGTGACGACGGTCACAATGCCGCCGGCGTCGTGATCGGGGGTGGCCTGCTCGGGCTGGAGGCGGCGAATGCCTTGCGACAGTTCGGGTTGGAAACACACGTCGTCGAGATGATGCCCCGGTTGATGGCCCAGCAGATCGACGAGGCCGGCGGTGCGCTGCTGGCCAGGATGGTCACCGAGCTCGGGATCGCGGTGCACGTCGGCACCGGCACCGAATCGATTGAATCCGTTGCGCGTGCGGATGGCTCGACGGCGACGCAGGTGCGGCTGACCGACGGTACGGTGATCGAGGCGGGTCCGGTGGTTTTTGCCGCCGGCATCCGACCGCGCGACGAGCTGGCAGTGGCGGCGGGCTTGGCGCGGGCCGAGCGTGGCGGCGTGCTCACCGATTTGTCTTGCCGGACAAGCGATCCCGACATCTACGCAGTCGGTGAGGTGGCCGCAATCGATGGCCGTTGCTACGGTCTGGTCGGCCCGGGCTACACCTCCGCGGAGGTCGTGGTGGACCGGTTGCTGGGCGGCGCAGCGGAATTCCCCGAAGCCGATCTGTCCACCAAGCTCAAACTGCTGGGCGTGGACGTCGCCAGCTTCGGCGACGCGACGGGTGTGACCGAGAACTGCCTCGAGGTTGTCATCAACGACGCGGTGAAGCGGACCTACGCCAAGCTGGTGCTCTCCGATGACGCCAAGACCCTGCTCGGTGGGGTGCTGGTGGGCGACGCTTCCACCTACGGGGTGTTGCGGCCGATGGTCGGCAGCGAGCTGCCGGGCGACCCGCTCGCGCTGATCGCACCGGAGGGGTCCGGCGGCGCCTCGGCTTTGGGTGTCGGCGCGCTACCGGATTCGGCACAGATCTGCTCGTGCAACAACGTCACCAAGGGCCAGCTGAAGTGCGCGATCGCCGACGGTTGCGGCGACGTCGCGTCCCTGAAGTCGTGCACCGCGGCCGGAACGTCGTGTGGGTCGTGCGTCCCGTTGCTCAAGCAGCTGCTGGAAGCCGAGGGCGTGGAACAGCCCAAGGCGCTGTGCGAGCACTTCAGCCAGTCACGCGCCGAGCTTTTCGAGATCATCACGGCCACCGAGATTCGTACCTTCTCCGGTCTGCTGGAGCGGTTCGGTCGCGGAAAGGGTTGCGACATCTGCAAACCCGTCGTCGCTTCCATCCTCGCCTCGACCGGCTCGGACCACATCCTCGAGGGCGAGCAGGCCTCGCTGCAGGATTCCAACGACCACTTCCTGGCCAACATTCAGAAGAACGGTAGCTACTCGGTGGTGCCCCGGGTGCCCGGCGGTGACATCAAGCCCGAGCACCTGATCCTGATCGGCCAGATCGCCCAGGACTTCGGGCTTTACACCAAGATCACCGGTGGCCAGCGGATCGACCTATTCGGCGCCCGGGTGGACCAGTTGCCGCAGATCTGGAAGCGCCTGGTGGACGGCGGCATGGAATCCGGCCACGCCTACGGGAAGGCGCTGCGTACGGTGAAGAGCTGCGTCGGCACCGACTGGTGCCGCTACGGCCAACAGGATTCGGTCCAGCTCGCCATCGACTTGGAGCTGCGCTATCGAGGGCTGCGGGCACCGCACAAGATCAAGATGGGGGTCTCGGGGTGCGCCCGGGAGTGCGCGGAGGCGCGCGGCAAGGACGTCGGCGTCATCGCCACCGAAAAGGGCTGGAACCTCTACGTCGGCGGTAACGGCGGCATGACTCCCAAGCATGCCCAGCTACTGGCCAGCGACCTCGACACCGAGACGCTGGTCCGCTACGTCGACCGGTTCCTCATGTACTACATCCGTACCGCCGACCGGCTGCAGCGCACCGCCCCGTGGGTAGACTCCCTGGACGGCGGTCTCGACCACCTGCGCGAGGTCGTGTGCGACGATTCCCTGGGTCTGGCCCAGGAATTCGAGGCCGCGATGGAGCGGCACGTGGCGAACTACGAATGCGAGTGGAAGGGCGTGCTCGAAGACCCGGACAAACTTTCGCGGTTTGTCTCCTTCGTCAATGCGCCCGACGAAATCGATTCGACTGTGACATTCACCGAGCATGCCGGGCGCAAAATCCCCGTGTCCATTGGCATGCCGCGGGTCCGTTCTTGA
- a CDS encoding DUF302 domain-containing protein yields MTSSAKTAKFSVASHTMNRIDIATGIEFDAFIAAFEEAAPPVDRSVVQEIAERGGSWDDVLAAADANGPNGLMVYAKINALPFFSIAGHTTKAVEYLLGNHTIAETMYRHDPKALLYAPLRLLIHADTDGNAIFSMDQPGPAFGSLGITEVTKVGESLDRKVANLLRLIGIDADQAFAQ; encoded by the coding sequence ATGACAAGTAGCGCGAAGACAGCGAAATTCAGTGTGGCCTCGCACACGATGAATCGCATCGACATTGCCACGGGTATCGAATTCGACGCGTTCATCGCGGCTTTCGAGGAGGCCGCACCACCGGTCGATCGGTCCGTGGTGCAGGAGATCGCCGAGCGGGGCGGCAGCTGGGACGACGTCCTTGCGGCCGCTGACGCCAACGGGCCGAACGGTCTGATGGTCTACGCGAAGATCAACGCACTGCCCTTTTTCAGCATTGCCGGCCATACGACGAAGGCAGTGGAATATCTGCTCGGCAACCACACAATCGCCGAGACGATGTACCGCCACGACCCGAAAGCCTTGCTATACGCGCCTTTACGTCTGCTGATCCACGCCGACACCGACGGCAATGCAATCTTCTCGATGGACCAGCCCGGCCCGGCGTTCGGCAGCCTCGGTATCACCGAGGTGACCAAAGTGGGTGAGAGCCTGGATCGCAAGGTGGCAAACCTGTTGCGATTGATCGGAATTGACGCGGATCAGGCATTCGCGCAGTAA
- a CDS encoding uroporphyrinogen-III synthase — MEQPASPPLTGYRIAVTSARRSEELCALLSRQGAEVSSAAAINMIAMPEDEELQSNTEAVIADPPDILVAHTGIGFRGWVAAAEGWGLSNQLIGSLSKARVLARGPKAKGALRAAGLHEEWSPKSESSQELLKYLLESRLSGSRIAVQLHGTADAWDPFPEFIGGLRAAGADVVPIRVYRWKSTPLGGNFDQLVTGIARRQFDAVSFTPAPAAAAVLERSRDLNIESQVIEALCTDVHAMCVGPVTAQPLHRKGIPTSAPERMRLGALARHIAEKLPQLGSCNVNAAGHAVEIRGNCVLVDGSVQSLSGSGMAVLRALAQRPGDVVARGDLLRVLPGNSNDPHAVDTAVLRLRTALGDKNIVATVVKRGYRLAIDEPVVTT; from the coding sequence ATGGAGCAGCCCGCCTCACCACCGCTGACCGGCTATCGGATAGCGGTCACCTCGGCGCGCCGCTCCGAGGAGCTGTGCGCGTTGCTGAGCCGTCAAGGCGCTGAGGTCTCCAGCGCCGCCGCGATCAACATGATCGCGATGCCGGAAGACGAAGAACTGCAGAGCAATACCGAAGCGGTGATTGCCGATCCGCCCGACATCCTGGTCGCGCACACCGGGATCGGATTTCGCGGCTGGGTGGCCGCCGCCGAGGGTTGGGGCCTGTCGAACCAGCTCATCGGATCGTTGTCCAAGGCGCGGGTGCTGGCCCGCGGGCCGAAGGCGAAAGGGGCGCTGCGCGCCGCCGGCCTGCACGAGGAGTGGTCGCCGAAATCTGAGTCCTCCCAAGAGCTTCTCAAGTACCTGCTCGAATCGCGGTTGTCCGGTTCGCGTATCGCGGTCCAACTACATGGCACCGCCGACGCGTGGGACCCGTTCCCGGAGTTCATCGGCGGCCTGCGCGCCGCGGGCGCCGACGTGGTGCCAATCCGGGTGTATCGGTGGAAGTCCACGCCTTTGGGCGGCAACTTCGACCAACTGGTCACGGGAATCGCGCGACGCCAGTTCGACGCGGTCAGCTTTACCCCGGCGCCCGCCGCGGCGGCGGTCCTGGAACGCAGCCGCGACTTGAACATCGAAAGTCAGGTGATCGAGGCACTGTGCACCGATGTGCACGCGATGTGTGTCGGCCCGGTCACGGCACAGCCTTTGCACCGCAAGGGTATTCCGACGTCGGCGCCCGAACGAATGCGGTTGGGTGCCTTGGCCCGCCACATCGCCGAGAAGCTTCCGCAGCTCGGATCATGCAATGTCAATGCCGCGGGTCACGCGGTCGAGATCCGCGGCAACTGCGTGCTGGTCGACGGCTCGGTCCAATCGCTGTCCGGATCCGGCATGGCGGTGCTGCGGGCGCTGGCGCAGCGTCCCGGCGACGTCGTCGCCCGCGGCGATCTGCTACGGGTACTGCCCGGCAACAGCAACGACCCGCACGCCGTCGATACGGCCGTGCTGCGACTGCGAACTGCGTTGGGCGACAAGAACATTGTCGCAACGGTCGTCAAGCGCGGTTACCGGCTCGCGATCGACGAGCCGGTGGTGACGACGTGA
- a CDS encoding quinone oxidoreductase family protein: MKAVSYDRFGGPEVLEYVELPDPTPGTRQLLIETAAVGVNFPDIACAHLLLQASTTLRAGESLLVHGAAGGVGSLAVQIGKALGAGPVIGTASTAQRREFVKALGADAAISYDEPGWTEQVRELTSGRGVDVLIESIGGEVSSKTSTRWLLSAGICCSVPLADPASRSRRAD; the protein is encoded by the coding sequence ATGAAGGCAGTCAGCTACGACCGATTCGGTGGGCCGGAAGTGCTTGAGTACGTCGAACTTCCAGACCCGACGCCCGGGACTCGGCAGCTGCTGATCGAAACCGCGGCCGTCGGGGTCAATTTCCCCGACATCGCGTGTGCGCACCTGCTGTTGCAGGCTTCGACCACGCTGCGGGCCGGTGAGTCGCTGCTGGTGCACGGCGCGGCGGGGGGAGTGGGCAGCCTTGCGGTGCAGATCGGCAAGGCACTCGGCGCCGGGCCGGTGATCGGGACAGCCAGTACCGCGCAACGGCGCGAATTCGTCAAGGCGCTGGGAGCCGACGCGGCAATCTCCTACGACGAACCTGGTTGGACCGAGCAGGTGCGCGAGCTGACTTCCGGTCGCGGCGTCGACGTCTTGATCGAGTCGATCGGCGGAGAGGTTTCGAGCAAAACTTCGACGCGCTGGCTACTTTCGGCCGGTATCTGTTGCTCGGTTCCACTCGCGGACCCGGCGAGCCGTTCGCGCCGCGCCGACTGA